One genomic window of Eptesicus fuscus isolate TK198812 chromosome 6, DD_ASM_mEF_20220401, whole genome shotgun sequence includes the following:
- the PRTN3 gene encoding myeloblastin produces MTQSHRPSHPAPALVLLATLLGGAAWASEIVGGRAAKPHSRPYMASLQMLDAHFCGGTLIHPSFVLTAAHCLQNMPMALVKVVLGAHNLQSEEPSQQQFSVTRLFSNNYDPEGFHNDILLLQLDRPANLTAQVAVAQLPEQGQQLPHGTQCLAMGWGRLGTMAPLPHILQELNVTVVTFLCRPENVCTFVPRRKAGICFGDSGGPLICDGVLQAVDSFLIRECANRQYPDFFTRVSLYVDWIQSVLRSVGGEGSP; encoded by the exons ATGACCCAGAGCCACCgaccctcccaccctgccccggcCCTTGTCTTGCTGGCCACGCTGCTGGGCG GTGCAGCATGGGCTTCAGAGATTGTGGGCGGGCGGGCAGCTAAGCCCCACTCGCGGCCCTACATGGCGTCACTGCAGATGTTGGATGCCCACTTCTGTGGAGGCACCTTGATCCACCCGAGCTTCGTGCTGACCGCTGCTCACTGCCTGCAGAACAT GCCCATGGCCCTGGTGAAGGTGGTgcttggagcccacaacctgcagAGCGAGGAGCCCAGCCAACAGCAGTTCTCGGTCACTCGCCTGTTTTCCAACAACTATGACCCAGAGGGATTTCACAATGACATTCTCCTACTGCAG CTGGACCGCCCCGCCAACCTCACCGCCCAGGTCGCCGTGGCGCAGCTCCCggagcagggccagcagctgccccaCGGCACCCAGTGCCTGGCCATGGGCTGGGGCCGCCTGGGCACCATGGCGCCGCTGCCCCACATCCTCCAGGAGCTGAACGTCACCGTGGTCACCTTCCTGTGCCGGCCCGAGAACGTGTGCACCTTCGTCCCCCGGCGCAAAGCGGGCATCTGCTTT GGCGACTCTGGCGGCCCCTTGATCTGCGACGGCGTCCTCCAGGCCGTGGACTCCTTCCTGATTCGCGAGTGTGCCAACCGCCAGTACCCCGACTTCTTCACGCGGGTTTCCCTCTATGTGGACTGGATTCAGTCTGTGCTGAGAAGTGTGGGCGGTGAGGGCAGCCCCtga
- the AZU1 gene encoding LOW QUALITY PROTEIN: azurocidin (The sequence of the model RefSeq protein was modified relative to this genomic sequence to represent the inferred CDS: inserted 2 bases in 1 codon; substituted 1 base at 1 genomic stop codon), producing MRRRSCTCPHPWFSSPLWTSSGWGDRKAKSLERLFLASIQHQNWHFCRGALDHXRFVLTAASCFQSQNPRIATVVLGAYDLRHRESSRQTFSIRSISKNGYDPQENLNDLLLLQLEGEALGPLPXQNAMVEANTSFQVAGWGIQWHRAGGRTSSSPRVSNATMTPLDQCHPNNVCTGIFTCWGGICQGDGLVTGAPHL from the exons ATGAGACGAAGGAgctgcacatgcccccacccttGGTTCAGCTCCCCCTTGTGGACATCctcggggtggggggacaggaaggCTAAGTCACTGGAGCGCCTGTTCCTGGCCTCCATTCAGCATCAGAATTGGCACTTCTGCAGGGGTGCCCTGGACCA ACGCTTTGTGTTGACAGCAGCCAGCTGCTTCCAGAGCCA GAACCCCAGAATTGCCACGGTGGTGCTGGGGGCCTATGACCTGAGGCATCGAGAGAGTTCCAGGCAAACATTCTCCATCAGGAGCATCAGCAAGAATGGCTACGATCCTCAGGAGAACTTGAAtgacctgctgctgctgcag CTGGAGGGTGAGGCGCTGGGACCCCTGCCCTAGCAGAACGCCATGGTGGAAGCCAACACCAGCTTCCAGGTGGCAGGCTGGGGGATCCAAtggcatagggcag GGGGACGTACCTCCAGTTCCCCAAGGGTCTCCAATGCCACCATGACCCCCTtggaccagtgtcaccccaacaaTGTGTGCACTGGCATTTTTACCTGCTGGGGTGGCATCTGCCAG GGTGATGGGCTGGTAACGGGTGCCCCTCATCTATAA